Proteins encoded by one window of Vigna radiata var. radiata cultivar VC1973A chromosome 5, Vradiata_ver6, whole genome shotgun sequence:
- the LOC106761858 gene encoding universal stress protein PHOS34 isoform X2, whose amino-acid sequence MNPQSPDPQLPTFSPRFALMTGSHRKIAIAVDLSDESAYAVRWAVQNYLRPGDAVILLHVRPTSVLYGADWGSVDLSVAEEGGDEESRQKLEDDFDNFTSTKASDVAQPLVEAQIPFKIHIVKDHDMKERLCLEVERLGLSAVIMGSRGFGASKRAAKGRLGSVSDYCVHHCVCPVVVVRYPEENENGGGNGNGGDVLVGEQVELPPVPEEEHEVYHDASDEHRDA is encoded by the exons ATGAATCCACAATCACCGGACCCTCAGCTTCCCACTTTCTCCCCACGCTTCGCTCTCATGACCGGTTCCCATCGGAAAATCGCGATCGCGGTGGATCTGAGCGACGAGAGTGCTTACGCCGTGCGGTGGGCGGTGCAGAACTACCTCCGACCCGGCGACGCGGTCATCCTTCTGCACGTGCGTCCCACCAGCGTCCTGTATGGCGCGGACTGGGGCTCCGTCGATCTGAGTGTGGCGGAGGAGGGCGGCGATGAGGAGTCGCGGCAGAAGCTGGAGGACGACTTCGACAACTTTACGTCGACGAAGGCGAGCGACGTGGCGCAGCCGCTGGTGGAGGCGCAGATACCGTTCAAGATCCACATTGTGAAGGACCACGACATGAAGGAGAGACTGTGTTTGGAAGTGGAGCGCCTCGGGCTCAGCGCCGTCATCATGGGAAGCCGCGGCTTCGGCGCGTCCAAGCGAGCCGCCAAAGGAAGGCTCGGCAGTGTCAGCGATTACTGCGTGCACCATTGCGTGTGTCCCGTTGTGGTCGTGCGTTACCCCGAGGAGAACGAGAACGGCGGCGGCAATGGTAATGGCGGTGATGTTCTGGTTGGGGAACAGGTGGAGCTTCCACCTGTGCCTGAGGAGGAGCACGAGGTGTATCATGATGCTTCCGATGAGCACAGAG ATGCATAA
- the LOC106761858 gene encoding universal stress protein PHOS34 isoform X1 yields MNPQSPDPQLPTFSPRFALMTGSHRKIAIAVDLSDESAYAVRWAVQNYLRPGDAVILLHVRPTSVLYGADWGSVDLSVAEEGGDEESRQKLEDDFDNFTSTKASDVAQPLVEAQIPFKIHIVKDHDMKERLCLEVERLGLSAVIMGSRGFGASKRAAKGRLGSVSDYCVHHCVCPVVVVRYPEENENGGGNGNGGDVLVGEQVELPPVPEEEHEVYHDASDEHRGTKPIRA; encoded by the exons ATGAATCCACAATCACCGGACCCTCAGCTTCCCACTTTCTCCCCACGCTTCGCTCTCATGACCGGTTCCCATCGGAAAATCGCGATCGCGGTGGATCTGAGCGACGAGAGTGCTTACGCCGTGCGGTGGGCGGTGCAGAACTACCTCCGACCCGGCGACGCGGTCATCCTTCTGCACGTGCGTCCCACCAGCGTCCTGTATGGCGCGGACTGGGGCTCCGTCGATCTGAGTGTGGCGGAGGAGGGCGGCGATGAGGAGTCGCGGCAGAAGCTGGAGGACGACTTCGACAACTTTACGTCGACGAAGGCGAGCGACGTGGCGCAGCCGCTGGTGGAGGCGCAGATACCGTTCAAGATCCACATTGTGAAGGACCACGACATGAAGGAGAGACTGTGTTTGGAAGTGGAGCGCCTCGGGCTCAGCGCCGTCATCATGGGAAGCCGCGGCTTCGGCGCGTCCAAGCGAGCCGCCAAAGGAAGGCTCGGCAGTGTCAGCGATTACTGCGTGCACCATTGCGTGTGTCCCGTTGTGGTCGTGCGTTACCCCGAGGAGAACGAGAACGGCGGCGGCAATGGTAATGGCGGTGATGTTCTGGTTGGGGAACAGGTGGAGCTTCCACCTGTGCCTGAGGAGGAGCACGAGGTGTATCATGATGCTTCCGATGAGCACAGAG GTACTAAACCAATCCGAGCATGA